The following proteins come from a genomic window of Nycticebus coucang isolate mNycCou1 chromosome 11, mNycCou1.pri, whole genome shotgun sequence:
- the FAM180A gene encoding protein FAM180A isoform X2, which translates to MGCVISAALFPAAHRPKRSSSMPLNPVLQTSLEEVELLYEFLLAELDISPDLKVSIKDEELASLRKASDFRTICNDVIPKRIPDIRRLHASLSNHPGILKKEDFERTVLTLAYTAYRTALSHGYQKDIWAQALISLFQALRHDLMRSSRPGVPP; encoded by the exons CCGCGCTCTTCCCTGCTGCCCACCGGCCCAAGAGGTCGTCCTCCATGCCACTGAACCCCGTCCTGCAGACCTCCCTGGAGGAAGTGGAGCTGCTCTATGAG TTCCTGCTGGCCGAACTTGACATCAGCCCTGACCTGAAGGTCTCCATCAAGGACGAAGAGCTCGCCTCTCTGCGGAAGGCCTCAGACTTCCGCACCATCTGCAATGATGTGATTCCCAAGCGCATCCCAGACATCCGCAGGCTCCACGCCAGCCTCTCCAACCACCCTGGCATCCTCAAGAAAGAAGACTTTGAAAGGACAGTGCTGACTCTCGCCTACACGGCCTACCGCACAGCCCTGTCCCACGGCTATCAGAAGGACATTTGGGCCCAGGCCCTCATCAGCCTCTTCCAGGCCCTGAGACATGACTTGATGCGGTCCTCACGTCCTGGAGTGCCTCCCTGA